A stretch of DNA from Vidua chalybeata isolate OUT-0048 chromosome 3, bVidCha1 merged haplotype, whole genome shotgun sequence:
TAATCACTacaatatttccttttcccaagACCACACATTCTCCACAGGGGGTGGTAGGTACAAAGTCTTGGTGAATCTCTCCCCTTCTCCAATGACACTGGAGGGGATGGCTTTGAAACAAAAGCAGACCCTGTGTTTTAAAGAGCCAATCCACACATTCCATGCATTGAAAACATGGTATTTGAGACTATGatattatatattttgttttcatggggCCAGATTCTCCATGCAGAGCTGAGCCCAAAATTCAGCCATGGTGTGGTCCTGCACAGTCCCAGCACAGACAGTTCAACTACACAACAGTTGTGATAGAAATAACTTCTATTCACAAAGATGTGGAGAAAAGAagaagcaagcaagcaagcaaacaaataagggaaaaacccaacaaccccACAAAGTGTTTTCTATTCATTCAGCAAAAGAAGAGGAAACTCACATcaaaactgaaagcagagaaCAGATActatcaggaaataaaaaattcccTCAAGGCAATACTCTGCCCAtcataaatgtaaaaaataacaaaggaaataacatttaaaagtgaatgcaataaaaaattaaatgggacATAGTAGGTGACAAAGGAATAGAAGAACCCAGATCCTGAAGCCTGACATGGATCAAACAGGGATCAGTCTCAAAATCACAACACTCTCCACCACAGAAAAACGTCTCCGCTGTTTGTGTCACCCAACACACCCTCCAAAACCAACATTCAAATAGTCAAGAGTGACACTGGCCCCAGGTAAGGGGATACCCAGCACATTTACATCCCtgcacctgccctgctgcccacagcagcagcaccaaaatcccccccagcagcagcagcagcagcagcagcagcagcatctctatAAAGCTCCTCTTGCCATCCCGGACACTCCACCAACAGCAGCCACTGACCTGCctcaggcactgctgccacagcccgcttggccagcacagctctgctccccagctcgCAGCATGGAAGCTTCTCCCTCTTCACAGCAATCCAATGTCACTTCATATGGGGCCACAACTGTGGCCATCATCACCCTGGAGGCGTTTCCTGGCATGTGGATAAATGCCTTCCTTGTTTGTGTGCTTTGCATTGCCTgggtaaaaaagaaaaccctgaaCTCTAATGAGAAgatcttgctgctgctgggatgctcCAGGTTTTGCTATTTGTGCATCGCATGGGTAtataaatttctttcatttatttatccCAATTACCTTTATGTTCCCACCATACTTCAACTAGCTGTATTTTCTCAAGCCTTTTTTAATCATTGTAACTTATGGTTTTCTGCCtgtctttgtgttttttattgTATAAAAATTGCCAATTTCAGGAACAGGCCCTTCATCTATCTGAAAGTAAAAATTGACAGGATGGTGCCCTTGCTCTTGTTGGGGTCAGGGACTTTAGCTTTGGCCGTCGGCATCATTGCCTATGACGTCGCTGATAAACCACACTGCAACAACAGCAGTTCCATTGGACAAGGAAATTTTGGGACAGCAACTATCAAAATGGATAAAcgttttttcccttctttttttcttgctggctTTGAATATGCTGCTTCATTCATGACAGTcatcttttctgctgttttccttctcttttctctctggagACACAAGCACAAGATGCAGACAAACTCCATGAAGGACCTCAGCATGGATGCCCACATTAGAGCCATGAAATCTATTCTCGCCTTCTTAGTGATGTACAGCATCAACTTTGTATGTTTGGTGTTAAGTATGGTTTATGCCACAAAGAAGGGAAATTTTATGACATTTCTCATTGTAGTATTTGAGTACACTTTTCCGGGTCTTCACTCCCTTATTCTGGTTTTTAGCAATCCCAAATTAGAAAAGACACTACTAAAGTTTCTTCCCTTAGAAAGAAGTGTAAAGTGCAACGTTTGCATGAGTTAGGAACTGTAATAAAATCTGGAGCCCATACAAAATGGTAATATTTCATTATAGAAAACAAGTAGTTTAATCTCTAATGCAACTCTCCAAGCATTGTAGATGATACAAATGTTCTCATCACTGATATTAAGAATATATCATTCATATACTACAAACTAAATTAATGTGATTTacataatatattttcaattatttcaagTAGGTCATTCTTTGAGTTTAATTATTGTCAGTAACAAACCTGGTACAGAAGCTGACTGTAAAAGGGCAATAATAATACTGCAAACTGGCCACCAAATGCTGTCATCTTCTCATAGAAACAACTGAAATTAACTGCAGGGTTTATCTCTCTTTTGGTTTagctttccttctgctgtggcCCTGTGCTGTGTGATGTATTATGGGCTGTATCACTGCCTGGCAGTGGCTGATAGCTCTGTGTGAACACACTGATCCCTGTCACTCACCAGGGGTGGTCACTGACCCACAAACAGCGAGGCAGGAACGgccctggggagctcagggggTGCAGAGCCCCTTCCCACTCCAGCCCTGTGTGTCCTCTGTACCCACTGCCTGCAAGGACAGGAttgcctgctctgtgtcactgctctCCTGGCCTGACCTGGTGATGAGATTGGCTTTTCCCAGTGCACTCTGACTCAGTGAAACACCCAGGTTTTGTTCTGGATCAGGAACAGCATGAAAAGGGAGTGGAGGAGACAACTCACTATTAACTGACTGCACTTTCATTTTCCtacccctgtgctgctgtgggggaggaggtggaggagctAGGGATGAAGGAGTGAAGTTGAGCCTCGGATGAAAGGGTGGTGGAGGCAGCGGGCTCtagtttgtgtttgtttctcaTCATCCTACTGTACTTTCAGTAGgtaaataaattcattttctgcACATCAAGTCTGTTTTGTCTGTGACAGTAACTGGCGAGTGATTTCACTGTCTTTATCTCGATACATCAGCTTTTCCATCCTATTTTCCACCCCGTTTATGGGTGACAGtgaaggagcagctgggtggACATCTGGCTGCTCCCtaaggtcaacccaccacagcAGGTGAAACATGCACAACAGAGCAGTACCTGAACTGGTCACTTCTACAACCAGCTTAGGTCCAGAGGCACATCTTAAGCATCTCTTCCGGACACATCTCCCCTTTGAAAGACCTTGAAAGGACAgaaacagccacagcttccttcttcccctgctGTGGCTTATGAACTTCAACCTTTAACCTGACAGTCCCAACCACTTTCACAGGAAAGCCCTGGAAGATCCATCTTATTCCCTACATGCAGTGCAACATCCATCCCTCACAACCTCACATACCACAAGACTCAGCAGAAAAATCCAGCACCTTGCAGATGTTACCACACAAAATATCACAGCCCCAGCAAACCACACAGGGGTCCCTCCTCCCATCCCCTGAAACCCCTGAGAATGTGACACCAGCACAGAATCCCTGTCCTGTGCACCAGCCCCACTCAGCTGGCACTGGAGGGGACAGGGTGTCCatcagcacagccaccctgcACAGCCCATGGGGACAGATGCAGGatgtgcccagcccagggaagctgACACACGAGAGATGTCAGAAGTCAATGAGAGTGGCTGTCCAGTGCTGGCATGGTATGGAAAACTGCTCTGGGTCATATTCCAAATTTTATGACTGAGAAGTGAGTGTTAAAAAGGCTTTTGCCATGGAAAGCGTTGATGAGCAGAAGCAGAGCTCAGGACCAGTTGCACACCATTCCTATTTGCAGAGACATAAAAATGGCTGGGGGCAATGCTCAAAAAAAGGCAGAGCTACAATACCCTTGGCAGTCACAGCTGTCTGAAAGCAGCAAGGAAGGatcacattttcccttttgctgGGCCAGGAATAGAAGATTCAGGCTGTTGGACCCATGTATCCAGTGAAAGCTCAACATTAATATCTCAGCTTCATCCAGAATAAGCAACTACATCCCACTTCCAAGAAAAGAGACAGGAATCACCAGAGGCTGCAAGTCCATCTGGAGTCTCCTGGTTGACTCAGTGACAGAAGCAAAGAAGCAAAGGCCACACAGACATCAGCCGAGCAAGCAGAACCACAGTCCAAAATGCTTTTGTGAATCAGGTAGCATGAGGACTAATTTTTCTCTAACAATATGGGTAACTGCTGCCATTGCAGTGATTTAGAGTATTAGTATACTTAAACTTATTCTtcaattgtttttatttttgagatcAGATACATAGAAACACACATAGGGGCGGAAGCACTTCTAGCTCTTAAGGAGATTGTTTACAATTTGTCTCTAAGGATGCACTCTTGTAGCCTTCAGCTTCTTCCATTCACCCAAATATCACATTGCAGATCCACCTGAGGTCTGCCAGTGCCTTTGCTCTGCATTACAAGCACTCAGAGGCACCAAACAGGCAGGGCACACTACtgcttccccttttttttcacGTTTTTCTTTAGAATAGAGGCCGTACACTTCTCCCAAAAACATGGTGGATTTTTCTTAAGCTCTTCTTTCTTGAGTTCCCAGTCATCATCTCTCTGGTCTAAGGGGATTTTTCTCAGTGCAGCTTTCCTGCGGTAGTTCCTGCTCTCCATCTCTGctctgagagagaaatggagagtGAGCACATCACACACACATCTCTATTCACAGGGGCCCATCTACAGGGTCAGGGCTTGTGTCTTGGTCTGGTCAAAACCCCGATTCCACCAACACCTGAGAAAACACCACAGTGTGCCCAGCATGCCCAACCTCCCCTCCCAGGGAGCCCCCTGGGCCCCAGCAGGGGGCATTCCATGTGTAAATCTTGCCCAAGAGAAGACAaaccctttcctcctcctgcagggctctgaTTTTGTAGACACTCAGGATTCAGAAATCTGTCAGAAACACCATCCAATAtcaggaaaaatcctttttttctgtaatagaGCATTTCTGTCACATGAGTGCAATGCTGTTCTAACTGACAGCacagagcaaagccagcagctcCATATTGATGGATCTCGTCACATGGGCTTTTTatgtcatagaatcacagaatgctttgggttggaagggaccttagacATTATCTCATTCCATACCTTCTGCCATGGAtggggacaccttcccctagacctggttgctccaagccctgtccagcttggtcttgaacacttgcagggatggggcagccacagcttctctgggcaacctgtgccagggcctcaccaccctcacagtcaagaatttattcctaatacACCTAATCCTTCCTACCcaggccattcccccttgtccatgcccttgtccaaagtccctctccagctgtctTGTAGGCTctcttcaggtactgaaaggtgctctaaggtctccACAAAGCCTGTGTTTGAGAGTGGTGGTTGATGATCCATGGCTGCTggtgtttaagaggcatttggaaaATGCCCTTCATAAGATGCTCTAAATTCTGGTCAGTCCTGAAGTGGTCAGGCCATAGGACTAGCagtaggtcccttccaactgaactACCCTATTGTCTTCTATTAAGTGTCTGCTCCCAAGGGCAAGAAACCTTTTTCTataaacttttaaatataaacatttatttatttatttatttgtttgtttgtttatttatacaTGAGCATATATATGCCCTGGTCTTAGACAGCAGGACCCTTTGGTACAGTTTCCACAGCTGGCACTTTGCAGAGAGGTTGGCAGCAGACACAGCTGAGGGTTTCCGTGCCAGTCTTGGCAGGTCTCATAGCATCAAGAGTAAAGCCCTTCTCATGCAAGCTAAATCTAATGCAAAATATGCATTTGCTATTCAGAAGCAGCTGTTTTGAAAGCAGCTGTTTCCTAACTTTTGCATGTTCATGCAAACCTCAGTGAGTGGCACTGATACTCAGCAGTGGAATATTCCTAATATTTGCATGTTAATAATATTTCCATGTTGATACATGTAATATTTCCACGTGGATGCAGTCCTCAGCACAATTAAGTGGCCCA
This window harbors:
- the LOC128786461 gene encoding taste receptor type 2 member 13-like; its protein translation is MEASPSSQQSNVTSYGATTVAIITLEAFPGMWINAFLVCVLCIAWVKKKTLNSNEKILLLLGCSRFCYLCIAWVYKFLSFIYPNYLYVPTILQLAVFSQAFFNHCNLWFSACLCVFYCIKIANFRNRPFIYLKVKIDRMVPLLLLGSGTLALAVGIIAYDVADKPHCNNSSSIGQGNFGTATIKMDKRFFPSFFLAGFEYAASFMTVIFSAVFLLFSLWRHKHKMQTNSMKDLSMDAHIRAMKSILAFLVMYSINFVCLVLSMVYATKKGNFMTFLIVVFEYTFPGLHSLILVFSNPKLEKTLLKFLPLERSVKCNVCMS